A DNA window from Mucilaginibacter xinganensis contains the following coding sequences:
- a CDS encoding Nramp family divalent metal transporter, producing MSNKPANSLANVHSSVNPEGKTGWKRVLAFLGPAYLVSVGYMDPGNWATDIAGGSAFGYRLIWVLFASNLIALLLQSLSARLGIVRGLDLAQASKNAYPRFVNFCLYLLAQIAIIACDLAEIIGMAIGLQLLFHLPLIWGVSLTITDTVLMLFLMNKGMRKLEAFIMSMIFIIGVSFLIEMFIVGPDLAGVAKGFIPGNLSGSALYIAIGIIGATVMPHNLYLHSSLVQTRQITRTDEGIRSSIKFNLFDTVIALNLAFIVNAAILILAAAAFYKNGYFKVAEIQDAYKLLEHIFGAIAPTLFAIALIASGQSSTITGTLAGQIIMEGHINLRIEPWLRRLLTRVLAIVPAVFTIIYFGESGLGSLIILSQVVLSLQLGFAVIPLIHFTSNKKRMGKFAISLKVKVLAWASAVLIVGLNAKLVYQQIGDWITQYPSSAPWIYILVTPLVVGIGVLLLYVFLRPILFKHNDEPARVPHGLASTIENVEPITYHNIAVTIDFSTNDTDCIRNAIMQGGKRAHYTLIHIVETAGARYYGTEVMDHETQSDVDNLDIYVNALIKLGYKAKAQIGYGSAASSIAKIVNGDDIDFIVMGSHGHRALKDLIFGTTVNTVRHLVNVPVLVVKPGIIS from the coding sequence ATGAGTAACAAACCCGCCAATTCCTTAGCTAATGTTCATAGTTCCGTAAATCCCGAAGGCAAAACCGGCTGGAAAAGGGTGCTTGCATTTTTGGGACCGGCATACCTGGTAAGTGTTGGTTACATGGACCCGGGAAACTGGGCTACGGACATTGCAGGCGGCAGTGCATTTGGCTACCGGCTGATATGGGTTTTGTTCGCATCAAACCTCATCGCGCTGCTCTTGCAATCGTTAAGTGCACGCCTCGGCATTGTTAGAGGATTGGACCTTGCACAAGCTTCAAAAAACGCGTATCCCCGTTTTGTAAATTTCTGCCTTTACCTGTTAGCTCAAATAGCAATTATTGCCTGTGACCTTGCCGAGATCATCGGCATGGCTATTGGCTTACAACTTTTGTTTCACCTGCCGCTTATATGGGGAGTGTCACTTACCATTACAGACACGGTATTGATGCTGTTTTTAATGAACAAAGGGATGCGTAAGCTCGAAGCGTTCATTATGTCGATGATATTTATAATCGGTGTGTCTTTTTTAATAGAGATGTTTATAGTAGGGCCGGATCTTGCCGGGGTTGCAAAAGGATTTATCCCGGGCAACCTGAGTGGCAGCGCTTTATATATAGCCATCGGCATTATAGGCGCAACGGTAATGCCACATAACTTATACCTGCATTCATCACTGGTACAAACCCGGCAGATCACAAGGACTGATGAAGGCATAAGATCATCCATTAAATTCAACCTTTTTGACACGGTAATTGCCTTAAATCTCGCATTTATTGTAAATGCTGCCATTTTAATATTGGCAGCAGCGGCATTTTATAAAAACGGGTACTTTAAGGTTGCCGAAATTCAGGATGCCTATAAACTACTGGAACACATTTTCGGAGCCATAGCTCCTACCCTGTTCGCTATCGCATTAATAGCCTCTGGCCAAAGCTCAACTATAACCGGCACACTTGCCGGGCAGATAATTATGGAAGGGCATATTAACCTGCGTATTGAGCCCTGGCTGCGCCGCCTTTTAACCCGGGTATTGGCCATAGTTCCTGCGGTTTTTACCATTATCTACTTTGGTGAAAGCGGACTGGGCAGCCTCATTATATTAAGCCAAGTAGTATTGAGCCTGCAATTGGGTTTTGCGGTGATTCCGCTAATTCACTTTACCTCAAACAAAAAACGGATGGGTAAATTTGCCATTAGTTTAAAAGTTAAGGTACTGGCCTGGGCAAGTGCTGTTTTAATTGTAGGCTTAAATGCAAAATTGGTTTACCAGCAAATTGGCGACTGGATAACGCAGTATCCATCTTCCGCACCATGGATCTATATTCTTGTAACGCCCCTGGTGGTTGGAATTGGTGTATTGTTGTTGTATGTATTTTTAAGGCCCATTTTATTTAAACATAATGATGAACCGGCAAGGGTACCGCACGGGCTGGCATCTACTATCGAAAACGTAGAGCCTATTACCTACCATAACATTGCCGTAACCATTGATTTTTCAACAAACGATACCGATTGCATCAGGAACGCTATAATGCAGGGCGGCAAACGGGCACATTACACGCTGATCCATATAGTTGAAACCGCAGGCGCAAGGTATTATGGCACCGAGGTGATGGACCATGAAACGCAAAGCGATGTGGACAACCTCGATATTTACGTTAATGCATTAATAAAACTTGGGTATAAAGCAAAAGCGCAAATAGGTTACGGCAGCGCAGCAAGCTCAATAGCCAAAATCGTAAACGGCGACGATATCGATTTCATAGTAATGGGCTCGCATGGGCACCGCGCTTTAAAGGACCTGATATTTGGCACAACAGTTAATACGGTACGACACCTTGTAAATGTACCTGTTCTGGTTGTTAAGCCGGGAATAATTTCATAA
- a CDS encoding Lrp/AsnC family transcriptional regulator: MAAELDKIDLQILKILQENGRITNLQLSNEIGLSPAPTLERVRKLENAEYIKSYHALVDEEKLGLGIKTFIQISLDFHQKNTIQTFLDEIQNIKEVTECHHVTGQCDFLLKVYVRDIKSYEQLIMEKISRITVVKTFQTMMIMSTSKKEPIVPLEY, encoded by the coding sequence ATGGCCGCTGAATTAGATAAAATAGACCTCCAGATATTAAAGATTTTACAAGAGAATGGAAGGATAACCAACCTTCAACTTTCGAATGAGATAGGGCTTTCACCTGCACCCACTTTAGAGCGGGTAAGAAAGCTTGAAAACGCAGAGTATATAAAGAGCTACCACGCCCTGGTTGATGAGGAGAAATTGGGACTTGGGATAAAAACATTCATCCAAATCTCACTTGATTTTCATCAAAAAAATACCATCCAGACATTTTTGGATGAGATTCAAAATATAAAGGAAGTTACCGAATGCCACCACGTAACGGGTCAGTGTGATTTTTTACTGAAAGTGTATGTACGCGACATTAAATCGTATGAGCAATTGATCATGGAAAAGATAAGTCGCATCACTGTGGTTAAAACTTTCCAAACCATGATGATCATGTCAACCAGCAAAAAAGAGCCGATTGTGCCGCTTGAATATTAA
- the smpB gene encoding SsrA-binding protein SmpB, whose protein sequence is MNQDIYIKNKKAYFEYHILDKYIAGIKLLGTEIKSIRDGKANINDAFCTFINDQLYVRNLHIAEYSFGSFYNHEAKRDRVLLLTKKELKKLQTRGEEKGLTIVPLALFISERGFAKLEIGLAQGKKTFDKRETLKERDTKVEMDRAMKR, encoded by the coding sequence ATGAACCAGGATATTTATATAAAGAACAAAAAGGCCTATTTTGAGTACCATATACTTGATAAATACATTGCAGGTATAAAATTACTGGGCACCGAAATCAAATCTATCCGGGATGGTAAAGCCAATATTAATGATGCCTTTTGCACATTTATAAATGACCAGTTATATGTCAGAAACTTGCATATAGCCGAATATAGCTTTGGATCGTTCTACAACCACGAAGCCAAACGCGACCGTGTATTACTGCTCACCAAAAAAGAATTGAAAAAGCTGCAAACCCGCGGCGAAGAAAAAGGATTAACCATTGTGCCACTTGCATTATTTATCAGTGAACGTGGTTTTGCCAAATTAGAAATAGGCCTTGCCCAGGGTAAAAAAACCTTTGATAAACGCGAAACTTTGAAAGAACGCGACACAAAGGTGGAGATGGATAGAGCGATGAAACGCTAA
- a CDS encoding metal-dependent transcriptional regulator: MNTLAEENYLKSIYHLALNAENVATNQLASLLNTKASSVTDMLKKLADKELINYTPYQGVTLTASGEKIAVNIIRKHRLWEFFLVEKLDFKWDEVHEMAEEMEHISSTELIDRLDKFMGYPKYDPHGDPIPDCDGKFKLHDLKPVSAIDVDVTGVICGVREHSSAFLQYLEKQGLTIGKKITIKDIIAFDRSVVLQLENQTVQISREVANNLLITL; the protein is encoded by the coding sequence ATGAATACTTTAGCCGAAGAAAACTACCTCAAATCTATCTATCACCTGGCCCTGAACGCAGAAAATGTTGCCACCAACCAGCTCGCATCATTGCTGAATACCAAGGCTTCCTCGGTAACGGACATGCTTAAAAAGCTGGCCGACAAGGAACTCATTAATTACACCCCATACCAAGGTGTTACGCTTACGGCTTCCGGTGAGAAAATTGCTGTGAATATTATCCGGAAGCACCGCCTCTGGGAATTCTTTTTGGTTGAAAAATTAGATTTTAAATGGGACGAGGTACATGAAATGGCCGAAGAGATGGAACATATCTCCTCCACCGAGTTGATTGATCGCCTGGATAAATTTATGGGTTATCCAAAATACGATCCGCACGGCGACCCGATTCCGGATTGTGACGGAAAATTTAAATTGCATGACCTGAAACCGGTTTCCGCAATTGATGTTGATGTTACCGGGGTTATTTGCGGCGTACGTGAGCACTCATCAGCTTTTTTACAATACCTGGAAAAACAGGGTTTAACCATTGGAAAGAAAATAACTATTAAAGATATTATAGCGTTTGATCGCTCAGTGGTGTTGCAATTAGAAAACCAAACCGTTCAAATAAGCCGCGAGGTAGCGAATAATTTATTAATAACCTTATGA